The Methanoregula boonei 6A8 genome has a window encoding:
- a CDS encoding hydrogenase large subunit, which produces MSKQITVPFGPQHPVLPEPIHLDLVLEDERVVDVIPSIGYVHRGLEKLVEKREYPEYIYVAERICGICSYIHSNTYAECVEHIMKIEVPERAQYLRTIWTEYSRLHSHLLWLGLFADGMGFESVFMNAWKLREHILDDLEATTGGRVIQGVCKIGGVRRDIAPEKLDEMVKGLRAMEPAIRDLTNVFLNDASVSHRLKGVGILQKGDAYTLGAVGPTARGSGIGIDLRQTGYAAFGKINFKPVVEQSGDCYARCAVRAKELFTSIDIVEQCVKKIPEGPVEVKVTGAPDGEYFARAEQPRGEVVHYIKGNGKRNLVRHRVRTPTFTNIPPLVTLLKGCELADVPMIVLSIDPCVGCAER; this is translated from the coding sequence ATGTCAAAACAGATAACCGTCCCGTTCGGTCCCCAGCACCCGGTGCTCCCGGAGCCGATCCACCTCGACCTTGTGCTTGAAGACGAGCGGGTGGTGGACGTTATCCCTTCAATCGGGTACGTGCACCGGGGCCTTGAAAAATTGGTGGAGAAGCGCGAGTACCCCGAGTACATCTATGTTGCAGAACGCATCTGCGGGATCTGCAGTTATATCCACAGCAATACGTATGCGGAGTGCGTCGAGCATATCATGAAGATCGAGGTGCCCGAGCGTGCGCAGTACCTCAGGACCATCTGGACGGAGTACTCACGGCTGCACTCCCACCTCCTCTGGCTCGGGCTTTTTGCCGACGGAATGGGCTTTGAGAGCGTGTTTATGAACGCGTGGAAACTCCGCGAGCACATCCTTGACGACCTTGAAGCCACCACGGGCGGCCGGGTGATCCAGGGTGTCTGCAAGATCGGTGGTGTCCGGCGGGATATTGCGCCTGAAAAACTCGACGAAATGGTAAAGGGGCTCAGGGCCATGGAGCCTGCGATCCGCGATCTCACGAACGTATTCTTAAACGACGCTTCGGTGAGCCACCGGCTTAAGGGCGTCGGGATCCTCCAGAAGGGGGATGCCTATACCCTCGGGGCAGTTGGCCCTACGGCCCGGGGAAGCGGGATCGGGATCGATCTCCGCCAGACCGGCTATGCGGCCTTCGGGAAGATCAATTTCAAACCGGTCGTGGAGCAGTCCGGTGACTGCTACGCACGGTGCGCGGTCCGGGCAAAGGAGCTCTTCACCTCGATCGATATCGTCGAGCAGTGCGTGAAAAAGATCCCCGAAGGCCCGGTCGAGGTCAAGGTGACCGGTGCTCCCGACGGCGAGTACTTCGCCCGGGCAGAGCAGCCCCGGGGTGAGGTTGTCCACTACATCAAGGGGAATGGCAAGCGCAACCTTGTCCGCCACCGGGTGAGGACCCCGACGTTCACGAACATCCCGCCGCTCGTGACCCTGCTCAAGGGGTGCGAACTCGCGGACGTACCTATGATCGTGCTTTCGATCGACCCCTGCGTGGGCTGTGCGGAGAGGTGA
- the ppsA gene encoding phosphoenolpyruvate synthase, translated as MSGAKYIRWFEEIRNEDVASVGGKNASLGEMYQDLTKVGVKIPNGFAITADAYWRVVKTGNVLGQLKTTLADLDKTSVTNLEGRGKQARDLILGAGIPDDIWNEISAAYDTLCEEYGPDTDVAVRSSATAEDLPTASFAGQQETYLNIRGYPALREACSKCFASLFTDRAISYRIDQNFDHFRVALSIGVMKMVRSDLASSGVIFTLDTETGFREVVFITGSYGLGENIVQGAVNPDEFYVFKPTVRTGHRAIIRKNLGDKKIKMIYGQGTSKVLTRNVEVPESDGRRFCITDDEILELAQFAIKIEDHYSGKARQTVPMDIEWAKDGITGELFIVQARPETVHSQEAMDILVTYHLEKRGPVLATGKGVGEKIATGRVRVIADVSRLGEFRPGEILVADTTNPDWEPVMKTAAAIITNRGGRTCHAAIVSRELGVAAVVGTNDATEKIKTGQNVTVNCSEGDEGVVYDGILQFHVEKVSLKDLRRPKTKIMMNLGEPDQAFALSMIPNDGIGLARMEFVINNYIKIHPMALVHPEKVTDETVKAKIAGLTYGYASPEDYFVGKLSQGIGTIAAAFYPKPVVVRMSDFKTNEYADLLGGKSFEPEESNPMLGFRGASRYYDEKYREGFALECRAMKQVLEEMGLTNLVIMIPFCRTVDEGEKVLAEMAKNGLVRGKNGLSVYVMCEIPNNILLIDEFSRLFDGFSIGSNDLTQLTLGVDRDSVVVAHDFDERDPGVMKFISLAVQGAKRNGRHSGLCGQAPSDYPEFAEFLVREGIESISLNPDSVMKITQKVVALEERLAGRKTT; from the coding sequence ATGAGCGGCGCAAAATACATTCGCTGGTTTGAGGAGATCAGGAACGAGGATGTTGCCAGTGTCGGGGGCAAAAATGCCTCGCTTGGAGAGATGTACCAGGACCTGACAAAGGTGGGAGTAAAGATCCCCAACGGGTTTGCCATCACCGCCGACGCATACTGGCGTGTCGTGAAAACAGGGAATGTCCTTGGCCAGCTCAAAACCACTCTCGCCGATCTCGATAAGACCAGCGTCACCAATCTCGAAGGCCGGGGGAAACAGGCACGAGATCTGATCCTTGGTGCAGGCATCCCGGACGATATCTGGAACGAGATAAGCGCGGCCTACGATACACTCTGTGAGGAATACGGGCCCGATACCGATGTTGCAGTCAGGAGCTCCGCAACAGCCGAAGATCTTCCCACCGCCTCGTTTGCCGGCCAGCAGGAGACCTATCTTAATATCCGGGGATATCCTGCGCTCAGGGAGGCCTGCAGCAAATGTTTTGCCTCCCTCTTTACCGACCGGGCAATATCCTACCGGATCGACCAGAACTTCGATCATTTCAGGGTCGCGCTCTCGATCGGGGTCATGAAGATGGTCCGCTCCGACCTGGCGTCAAGCGGGGTGATTTTCACTCTCGATACCGAGACCGGGTTCCGGGAGGTTGTCTTTATTACCGGTTCGTACGGCCTTGGCGAGAACATCGTGCAGGGCGCTGTCAACCCGGACGAGTTCTACGTCTTCAAACCCACGGTGCGGACCGGGCACCGGGCCATTATCCGGAAAAACCTTGGCGACAAGAAGATCAAGATGATCTACGGGCAGGGCACCTCCAAGGTCCTGACACGGAATGTGGAAGTCCCCGAATCAGATGGACGGCGGTTCTGTATCACGGATGACGAGATCCTCGAACTGGCACAGTTCGCGATAAAGATTGAGGATCACTACTCAGGGAAAGCACGCCAGACCGTTCCGATGGATATCGAATGGGCAAAGGATGGGATCACCGGGGAGCTCTTCATTGTGCAGGCCCGGCCCGAGACCGTCCACTCCCAGGAGGCAATGGATATCCTGGTGACCTATCACCTGGAGAAGCGGGGGCCGGTCCTTGCGACGGGAAAGGGTGTGGGTGAAAAGATCGCGACCGGCAGGGTGCGGGTGATCGCCGATGTGAGCCGGCTTGGCGAGTTCCGGCCCGGGGAGATCCTTGTTGCCGATACAACAAACCCCGACTGGGAACCGGTCATGAAGACCGCTGCGGCTATCATCACCAACCGTGGAGGGCGGACCTGTCATGCTGCGATCGTCAGCCGTGAGCTTGGCGTTGCAGCGGTGGTCGGGACAAACGATGCTACGGAGAAGATCAAAACCGGTCAGAACGTAACGGTCAACTGTTCGGAGGGGGACGAGGGGGTGGTATACGACGGGATCCTGCAGTTCCATGTCGAAAAGGTATCCCTAAAGGATCTCAGGCGCCCGAAAACAAAGATTATGATGAACCTTGGGGAGCCTGACCAGGCCTTTGCCCTTTCGATGATCCCAAACGACGGCATCGGGCTTGCCCGGATGGAGTTTGTCATCAACAATTATATCAAAATCCACCCGATGGCACTCGTCCACCCGGAAAAAGTCACCGATGAGACCGTAAAGGCAAAGATCGCCGGCCTCACGTACGGGTACGCAAGCCCGGAAGATTATTTTGTCGGAAAACTGTCGCAGGGCATCGGGACGATTGCGGCCGCTTTTTATCCCAAACCGGTGGTGGTCCGGATGAGCGATTTCAAGACCAACGAGTATGCCGATCTTCTCGGGGGGAAATCTTTCGAGCCCGAAGAGTCAAACCCCATGCTCGGCTTCCGCGGGGCCTCCCGGTACTATGATGAGAAGTACCGCGAAGGTTTTGCCCTTGAATGCCGTGCGATGAAACAGGTACTCGAAGAGATGGGTCTCACTAACCTGGTCATCATGATCCCATTCTGCCGGACGGTCGATGAGGGGGAAAAGGTGCTTGCCGAGATGGCAAAGAACGGGCTTGTGCGGGGTAAGAACGGGCTGTCGGTCTATGTGATGTGCGAGATCCCCAACAACATCCTCCTTATCGATGAATTCAGCCGGCTGTTCGATGGTTTCTCAATCGGTTCAAACGACCTGACTCAGCTGACCCTCGGGGTTGACCGCGACTCGGTGGTGGTGGCCCACGATTTCGATGAACGGGATCCCGGTGTGATGAAATTTATATCCCTGGCGGTACAGGGTGCGAAACGGAACGGACGCCATTCCGGCCTGTGCGGGCAGGCGCCCAGCGACTACCCGGAGTTCGCCGAGTTCCTGGTCAGGGAAGGCATCGAATCCATATCCCTCAACCCGGACTCGGTGATGAAGATCACCCAGAAAGTGGTTGCACTGGAGGAGCGTCTGGCGGGCAGGAAAACAACGTAA
- a CDS encoding 4Fe-4S binding protein, whose translation MSYFENTKTVLKSLFSRPATLMYPAKPAKKAALTRGHVTIVPEKCIACRTCQRKCPTQAIIVDVKEKTWQIDRLRCIVCNCCVETCPTKCLAMDTQYYESMTARGGIMKVTVAGPKKKEPAPEGAKPPEKKE comes from the coding sequence ATGAGCTACTTTGAGAATACCAAAACCGTGCTCAAAAGCCTGTTCTCCCGCCCGGCAACCCTGATGTACCCGGCAAAACCAGCAAAGAAGGCCGCCCTCACCCGGGGCCACGTGACCATTGTCCCGGAGAAGTGCATTGCCTGTCGCACCTGCCAGCGCAAGTGCCCGACGCAGGCGATCATTGTCGATGTCAAAGAAAAGACCTGGCAGATCGACCGGCTCCGCTGCATTGTCTGCAACTGCTGTGTCGAAACCTGCCCCACCAAGTGCCTCGCGATGGATACCCAGTACTATGAGTCCATGACGGCCCGGGGCGGGATCATGAAGGTGACGGTGGCCGGGCCAAAGAAAAAGGAACCGGCGCCGGAAGGGGCAAAGCCGCCGGAAAAGAAGGAATAA
- a CDS encoding NADH-quinone oxidoreductase subunit B family protein, with amino-acid sequence MAYLQKSPWIIHYDASSCNGCDIEILACLTPMYDVERFGIINTGNPKHADIFVVTGSVNEQNKYVIRNIYDQMPDPKVVVAIGICATSGGIFRECYNVAGGIDTIIPVDVYVPGCAARPESIIDGIVKALGVLEAKKAAMATGAPAKVPASAVAAEKQPAGGT; translated from the coding sequence ATGGCATACTTACAGAAATCCCCGTGGATCATCCACTACGATGCATCGAGCTGCAATGGCTGCGATATCGAGATCCTTGCCTGCCTCACTCCCATGTATGATGTGGAGCGCTTTGGGATCATCAACACCGGCAACCCCAAGCACGCGGATATCTTTGTGGTGACGGGCTCAGTCAATGAGCAGAACAAGTACGTTATCAGGAACATCTACGACCAGATGCCGGATCCAAAAGTGGTCGTGGCGATCGGGATCTGCGCCACCTCGGGCGGGATCTTCCGGGAGTGCTACAATGTGGCCGGCGGGATCGATACGATTATCCCGGTGGACGTATATGTGCCCGGCTGCGCAGCCCGGCCCGAGTCGATCATCGACGGGATTGTAAAAGCGCTTGGAGTTCTTGAAGCAAAGAAGGCCGCGATGGCTACCGGAGCGCCGGCCAAGGTTCCGGCTTCCGCTGTGGCCGCGGAGAAACAACCCGCAGGAGGTACATAA
- a CDS encoding NADH-quinone oxidoreductase subunit C, translated as MVLDQQTTIPISIDELVARTAQLKNDGCRLVQIGCTQVGDDFEINYVFDKDFVLTNLRITVKQDTIIPSVSGVFFGAFVYENEIHDLYGITVKGMNIDFNGHFYRTTVKHPFTVTVTKGGEE; from the coding sequence ATGGTACTTGACCAGCAGACCACCATCCCGATCAGTATCGACGAGCTCGTGGCCCGGACCGCGCAGCTCAAAAACGACGGCTGCCGGCTCGTGCAGATCGGTTGTACGCAGGTGGGCGACGACTTCGAGATCAACTACGTGTTCGACAAGGACTTTGTGCTTACCAACCTGCGCATTACGGTAAAGCAGGACACAATCATCCCCAGCGTGAGCGGTGTGTTCTTCGGTGCATTCGTGTACGAGAATGAGATCCACGACCTGTACGGTATAACGGTCAAGGGCATGAACATCGATTTTAACGGGCACTTCTACCGGACCACGGTCAAACATCCGTTCACGGTGACCGTTACCAAAGGAGGGGAAGAGTAA
- a CDS encoding respiratory chain complex I subunit 1 family protein: protein MISLAWAAAFILLAPAIGGLIAGIDRKVTAHMQGRVGPSIFQPFYDVGKLFEKEGAMVNETQRFYVLSYFVFAVFAGAIFFAGGNLLLVIFGLTLAEIFLVLGAYSANSPYSHVGAERELIQIMAYEPMLLLTAVGMYVVTRSFDAIDIAGFPTLLVLLLPGVFLGFVYILTIKLRKSPFDISTSHHAHQEIVKGVTTEFSGPNLGFIEVAHWYEVVLMLAFVFLFFAANWILGIIAIIIVYLLELAIDNTNARVKWQLAVKSSWTIALVLGALNIAVLYLIGRA from the coding sequence GTGATCTCCCTTGCCTGGGCTGCTGCCTTTATCCTGCTTGCGCCGGCCATCGGCGGCCTTATCGCGGGTATCGACCGCAAGGTAACCGCCCATATGCAGGGCCGTGTCGGCCCGTCCATATTCCAGCCGTTCTACGACGTGGGCAAGCTCTTCGAGAAGGAGGGTGCAATGGTGAATGAGACCCAGCGCTTCTACGTGCTGAGCTACTTTGTCTTTGCCGTCTTTGCCGGGGCCATCTTCTTTGCGGGTGGCAACCTGCTGCTCGTGATCTTCGGGCTCACGCTTGCCGAAATATTCCTGGTGCTCGGGGCTTATTCGGCAAACTCCCCGTACAGCCACGTGGGTGCGGAACGGGAACTCATCCAGATTATGGCCTACGAGCCCATGCTTCTCCTTACCGCTGTCGGGATGTACGTGGTGACCCGCTCCTTTGATGCGATCGATATCGCCGGGTTCCCGACGCTCCTTGTCCTTCTCCTTCCAGGGGTATTCCTGGGCTTTGTATATATCCTGACCATCAAGCTGCGCAAGTCGCCCTTTGATATCTCGACCTCGCACCATGCCCACCAGGAGATCGTCAAAGGTGTGACCACCGAGTTCTCGGGCCCCAACCTCGGCTTTATAGAGGTGGCGCACTGGTACGAGGTGGTCCTGATGCTCGCCTTTGTCTTCCTGTTCTTTGCAGCGAACTGGATCCTTGGTATCATCGCAATAATCATCGTGTACCTGCTCGAACTTGCCATAGACAACACCAACGCGAGGGTGAAGTGGCAGCTTGCCGTGAAAAGCTCGTGGACTATCGCCCTTGTACTTGGGGCGCTTAACATTGCGGTGCTCTATCTCATCGGGAGGGCCTGA
- a CDS encoding DNA-directed DNA polymerase II small subunit → MLDAQEIAIRFLDTRLQVHPDVVRYIQEQDNPDLIERIIAGVPADTVVVSAKHIPGMNATRDGMRFLTDPTVEIVSGGPGTSGSINSSADYLHYFRDRYSKLGGMIRNRCSSMPIEGLTRSPRYRQEECTVIGMVSEVKTTTNGHRIAEIEDSTANLSVLFRKDRPVFADAERLIPDEVIGVKGKLSTDGRLFFAEQMFRPDIRIDNKPYLSDKPGKAVFISDVHVGSNTFLEDSWLRFVDWIGESGASYLLIAGDLVDGIGVFPGQDQELTIKNIYEQYDAFGEMISGIPHRIKIIVAPGNHDVVRGAEPQPVIPEQFTRKFPENCMLVENPALVNLQGVRVLMYHGRSIDDMIGLIPGASYEQSGKMMEEMLQRRHLAPAYGRRTPIAAGKSDHLIIDPLPEILHTGHVHITGLTQYRGVLGINAGTWQSQTAFQKQMNVNPTPAQAVMVDLQTLVPETFTFL, encoded by the coding sequence ATGCTTGATGCGCAGGAGATCGCAATCCGGTTCCTCGATACCCGGCTCCAGGTGCACCCCGATGTGGTGCGGTATATCCAGGAGCAGGACAACCCGGACCTGATCGAGCGCATCATCGCCGGCGTACCTGCAGATACTGTGGTGGTCTCGGCAAAGCACATCCCGGGCATGAACGCGACCCGGGACGGAATGCGTTTTCTGACTGACCCGACCGTCGAGATTGTTTCGGGCGGCCCCGGGACTTCGGGAAGCATCAACAGCTCCGCCGACTACCTCCATTATTTCCGGGACCGGTACAGCAAGCTTGGCGGGATGATCCGGAACCGGTGCAGCTCGATGCCAATCGAGGGGCTTACCCGCTCGCCCCGGTACCGCCAGGAGGAGTGCACGGTGATCGGGATGGTATCCGAAGTCAAGACCACGACAAACGGCCACCGGATCGCCGAGATCGAAGACTCGACAGCCAATCTCTCGGTGCTCTTCAGAAAGGACCGCCCGGTCTTTGCCGACGCCGAGCGCCTGATTCCGGACGAAGTGATCGGGGTAAAGGGCAAACTCTCCACCGACGGCCGGCTTTTCTTTGCCGAGCAGATGTTCCGGCCTGATATCCGGATTGATAACAAACCCTACCTGAGCGATAAACCCGGAAAGGCGGTCTTTATCTCCGATGTCCACGTGGGGAGTAACACGTTCCTTGAGGACAGCTGGCTCCGGTTCGTGGACTGGATTGGCGAATCCGGGGCATCTTACCTCCTCATTGCCGGCGACCTCGTAGACGGAATTGGCGTCTTCCCGGGACAGGACCAGGAACTGACGATAAAAAACATCTACGAGCAGTACGATGCCTTCGGCGAAATGATCAGCGGGATCCCCCACCGGATCAAGATCATTGTTGCGCCCGGCAACCACGATGTGGTCCGGGGGGCCGAGCCCCAGCCGGTGATCCCGGAGCAGTTCACCAGAAAGTTCCCCGAAAACTGTATGCTTGTCGAGAACCCGGCGCTCGTGAACCTGCAGGGTGTGCGGGTGCTGATGTACCATGGCAGGTCGATCGATGATATGATCGGCCTTATTCCCGGGGCCTCCTACGAGCAGAGCGGTAAAATGATGGAGGAGATGCTCCAGCGCCGGCACCTGGCCCCGGCATACGGGCGGCGCACCCCGATTGCCGCGGGAAAGTCCGACCACTTGATTATCGATCCGCTGCCTGAGATCCTGCATACGGGTCATGTCCATATCACGGGGCTCACCCAGTACCGCGGGGTGCTGGGCATTAATGCGGGCACCTGGCAGTCGCAGACCGCGTTCCAGAAGCAGATGAATGTGAACCCCACTCCGGCGCAGGCCGTGATGGTGGACCTCCAGACGCTCGTGCCCGAGACGTTTACATTTTTGTAA
- a CDS encoding CxxC-x17-CxxC domain-containing protein translates to MERRGFGGPRNFGPREMTKAVCSDCGKECEVPFKPTEGRPVYCRDCLPKHQKPRF, encoded by the coding sequence ATGGAAAGAAGAGGATTTGGCGGCCCGAGAAATTTCGGACCCAGAGAAATGACAAAAGCTGTCTGTTCAGACTGTGGAAAAGAGTGCGAAGTTCCGTTCAAGCCCACCGAGGGTAGGCCGGTTTATTGCAGGGACTGCCTGCCCAAGCACCAGAAGCCCCGCTTCTGA
- a CDS encoding large conductance mechanosensitive channel protein MscL codes for MDRQKIEKEEKILKDDIALAEKDAMGFKEEFLLFLKQYQVIGLAVAFVIGTAATAMVNALVKDIIMPVVSVLTPGGQWQTAVLAVGPINLLAGDFLSAVLDFLIIALVVFFLVKYVMKGDVTKKV; via the coding sequence ATGGACCGGCAAAAGATCGAAAAGGAAGAAAAGATCCTTAAAGACGATATTGCGCTAGCGGAAAAAGATGCGATGGGGTTTAAGGAAGAGTTCCTGCTCTTTTTAAAACAGTACCAGGTAATCGGGCTTGCCGTTGCCTTTGTGATCGGCACAGCGGCGACCGCCATGGTCAACGCGCTCGTCAAGGATATCATCATGCCCGTGGTGAGTGTGCTCACGCCCGGCGGGCAGTGGCAGACCGCGGTGCTGGCAGTCGGGCCCATCAACCTCCTTGCCGGCGATTTCCTCAGCGCCGTGCTGGATTTCCTGATCATCGCGCTCGTGGTCTTCTTCCTTGTGAAGTACGTCATGAAAGGCGATGTGACCAAAAAGGTATGA